A genome region from Deinococcota bacterium includes the following:
- a CDS encoding sterol carrier protein domain-containing protein gives MGWQSLMNGLFVSLPLERLPKPRHVEARRLEAEAAAERLEPLHRLWAAHYNGPLARGPKAARPFGEVVQRPWETRPRPVYELDGAYCVIELARKDGETELTVVDYAFAGPEGRKNLLAFLSLFSGQAGVVHLHLPSDDPLAADGQPFMRPNHHNVQARVVDVKHALAALSPTTGARFSLRVHDDFCAWNNTTTLLEFSRGHLDLKPWAQSPDVDIDVRGQAALLMGGLTAGAALRSGLPAASRSRLGRSPRSREGGRCLCPGRTISSARLRQGAGGGRRLCGHQRAQEGGRGAATAGRRA, from the coding sequence CCTCTTCGTCAGCCTGCCGCTGGAACGGCTGCCCAAGCCGCGCCATGTCGAGGCCCGGCGGCTGGAGGCCGAGGCGGCGGCGGAGCGCTTGGAGCCGCTGCACCGCCTCTGGGCGGCGCACTACAACGGCCCGCTCGCCCGCGGCCCCAAGGCCGCGCGCCCCTTTGGCGAGGTAGTCCAGCGGCCCTGGGAGACGCGCCCTAGGCCCGTCTACGAGCTCGACGGCGCCTACTGCGTCATCGAGCTCGCGCGCAAGGACGGCGAGACCGAGCTCACCGTCGTCGATTACGCCTTTGCGGGGCCCGAGGGACGCAAGAACCTCTTGGCCTTCTTGAGCCTCTTCTCAGGCCAGGCCGGGGTGGTTCACCTTCACCTGCCCAGCGACGACCCGCTCGCCGCCGACGGCCAGCCCTTCATGCGGCCCAACCACCACAACGTCCAGGCGCGCGTCGTGGACGTCAAGCACGCCCTGGCGGCGCTCTCGCCCACGACCGGGGCGCGCTTTTCGCTGCGCGTCCACGACGACTTTTGCGCCTGGAACAACACCACGACCCTGCTCGAGTTCTCGCGGGGCCACCTGGACCTCAAGCCCTGGGCGCAGAGCCCCGACGTGGACATCGACGTGCGCGGCCAGGCCGCACTGCTGATGGGCGGCCTCACGGCCGGAGCCGCCCTGAGAAGCGGGCTGCCAGCGGCGAGCCGGAGCCGCTTAGGGCGCTCGCCGCGCTCTCGGGAGGGCGGCCGGTGTTTATGCCCAGGGCGGACTATTTCTAGCGCTCGCCTTCGCCAGGGTGCGGGGGGCGGTCGCCGCCTTTGTGGACATCAGCGAGCGCAAGAGGGCGGAAGAGGAGCGGCGACTGCTGGAAGGCGAGCATAG